A genomic window from Levilactobacillus yonginensis includes:
- a CDS encoding DNA starvation/stationary phase protection protein, translating into MTTTIEDRYAAEQAQTEHDHHVPTAGAMTNHILANLHISIVKFHQVRWSVKGPLAVSVRQLLNGYIATYRQQFDALGELLLDEGEIVSTTTKEFHDYNMLQEGGDKKYLPAEEQIGELVHDADTHNLFIDRAIKLAEKEERPALASFLTDLRGTNNHIIRELQALLGNDARDGLDEEDDDDDDD; encoded by the coding sequence ATGACTACTACTATTGAAGACCGTTACGCTGCCGAACAAGCCCAAACTGAACACGACCACCACGTTCCCACCGCTGGTGCCATGACCAACCACATTCTCGCCAACCTGCATATTTCCATCGTAAAGTTCCATCAGGTTCGTTGGTCTGTTAAGGGGCCGCTGGCCGTGAGTGTCCGCCAACTCCTTAATGGCTACATCGCCACCTACCGTCAACAGTTCGACGCACTGGGTGAATTGCTTTTAGACGAAGGCGAAATCGTCTCAACCACGACTAAGGAATTTCATGACTATAACATGCTGCAAGAAGGCGGCGACAAGAAGTATTTGCCCGCTGAAGAACAAATTGGTGAGTTAGTCCACGATGCCGACACCCATAACTTATTCATTGACCGGGCCATCAAGTTGGCCGAGAAGGAAGAACGTCCCGCTTTGGCCAGCTTCTTAACTGACTTACGTGGGACAAACAACCACATTATTCGCGAACTCCAAGCTTTGCTAGGTAACGATGCTCGTGATGGTCTGGATGAAGAAGACGATGATGACGACGATGATTAA
- a CDS encoding heavy-metal-associated domain-containing protein has translation MSKVTMKLDALTCPSCMTKIEGALSKKDGVKNVKVLFNASKVKAEFDDAAVSADDLENTVTDLGYAVQSSKVKAL, from the coding sequence ATGAGTAAAGTAACCATGAAATTAGACGCGCTGACCTGCCCATCTTGCATGACTAAGATTGAAGGCGCTTTGAGTAAAAAGGATGGCGTGAAGAACGTCAAGGTCCTGTTCAACGCTAGCAAGGTTAAAGCCGAGTTCGATGACGCAGCCGTATCTGCCGATGACCTCGAAAACACCGTCACCGACCTAGGCTACGCTGTTCAAAGTTCCAAAGTTAAAGCTCTCTAA
- a CDS encoding MDR family MFS transporter — MGKTKKEVSMAGIVSATLLLNAAAACMWPLTTVYMHNQLHQSLTLAGIALLGMSLCMILGNWLGGRMFDRWSPFWSAIVGTLCSFVPMVTLIFAHGWPVFGIMLLFIGLGDGIVMTVVNSFAATVKSVESRKVFNYLYIGMNLGVVVGTLMVGVLMAHGVTLVFIVAGLSYLALLLIFLFDFRADIEQRSFEHSRGPAKPAQLNLIWLIAFLVFCLYMSYSLWESVISVHMTGLGISFEKYSLLWTLNGLMIVFGQPIVNRLAARFQLSSQIWVGTLIFILSFLLLVFAKSYAMFVLTMVILTFGEMTGFPGIPAWIDGLAGDNDKGKFQGIYNMAISFGRAVGPLYGGLIIEYGSYQSLFWSVTGLMLLALAGVMGRNRLNRRRG, encoded by the coding sequence ATGGGAAAAACAAAAAAAGAAGTGAGTATGGCCGGTATCGTGTCGGCAACCCTTCTATTAAATGCTGCGGCGGCGTGTATGTGGCCGTTAACGACGGTCTATATGCATAATCAACTCCATCAAAGTCTGACGCTGGCGGGGATTGCTTTGCTGGGGATGTCGTTGTGCATGATTCTTGGTAATTGGCTGGGGGGGCGGATGTTTGATCGCTGGTCGCCATTTTGGTCGGCCATTGTGGGAACCCTCTGTTCCTTCGTACCAATGGTGACGTTGATCTTTGCCCATGGCTGGCCGGTCTTCGGAATCATGTTACTTTTTATTGGGTTGGGTGACGGTATTGTGATGACCGTGGTCAACTCATTTGCGGCGACTGTGAAGTCAGTTGAAAGTCGGAAGGTTTTCAATTACCTCTACATTGGAATGAACTTAGGGGTCGTTGTTGGTACCCTGATGGTAGGGGTCCTGATGGCCCATGGGGTCACGCTAGTCTTTATCGTGGCGGGGCTGAGTTATCTGGCGCTCTTGCTAATCTTCTTATTTGATTTCCGGGCGGACATTGAGCAGAGGAGCTTCGAACATAGCCGCGGTCCAGCTAAGCCAGCACAACTGAATTTAATTTGGCTAATTGCCTTTCTAGTCTTCTGTCTCTATATGAGCTACTCCTTGTGGGAAAGCGTGATTTCAGTTCATATGACGGGGCTAGGAATTTCATTTGAAAAGTACAGTCTCCTCTGGACGTTGAACGGGCTAATGATCGTCTTTGGTCAACCCATCGTCAATCGGTTGGCGGCGCGCTTCCAGTTGAGCTCGCAGATTTGGGTAGGGACGTTGATTTTTATTTTGTCTTTCCTACTATTGGTGTTTGCTAAGAGTTATGCCATGTTTGTCTTGACCATGGTGATCCTAACGTTCGGTGAGATGACCGGGTTCCCAGGAATTCCTGCGTGGATCGATGGCCTAGCTGGCGATAACGATAAGGGTAAATTTCAGGGTATCTACAACATGGCCATTTCGTTTGGTCGGGCAGTGGGTCCTTTGTACGGTGGTTTGATTATTGAATATGGTAGCTATCAATCTCTGTTCTGGTCAGTAACGGGTTTGATGTTGCTAGCATTGGCTGGCGTGATGGGCCGCAACCGACTGAATCGTAGGAGAGGGTAA